The following DNA comes from Camelina sativa cultivar DH55 chromosome 14, Cs, whole genome shotgun sequence.
TCCTGTGAGTGATGGTCTCGTTGAGCTCTTCTCCTTCAAAATGGTAAAAACATGTTAGCATGcatttctataaaaaatcaGTCATTGGTTTTGGTAGTAACTTCGTAAAAAGTTGTCctcttttttggttgtttcagAAACCGTTTGACGAAACCATTGTTGATATGATTGTATCGCGTTGTAACGCCGTCTCTGAACCATTCCCTGAACAAAGGCTGCAATTTAGGATCACTCCTGGAGCAGAGGAGTCTATGAGTAGCGGTGTGAATCTCAGCTTTGAAGGTGGGGGCTCATCTAGCGTCTCCAATCACTCCAGTGAAACTCAGAATCGTTTTGGAAATCACCCGAATGCTCACTGTGGGGAATTACATAAGGAGGAACAAGCGCCATGTTTGGTAATGAACAAGGAGGATCCCGTGGTGCAAAACGCCATGGATTGTCAAGCTAATAAGAGGCTTCCTAAGGAACACTTCAAATCAAAGAATCTTCtttcagagagaaaaagaagagataagatTAATCAGGCCATGTATGCTCTAAGAGCCGTAGTCCCTAAAATCACAAAGGTTACTTCTGAAACTCAATGCGGTTTCTGGATCACTCTTCTTGTGATCAATAGCCCTTTTGATTGGATTATAATATCCATTTCTTTATGCCTATATGCAGATGAACAAAATTGGAATTTTCACTGATGCGGTTGATTACATCAATGAACTGCtactggagaagaagaagcttgaagatgAACTTAAAGGAATCAACGAGAAGGAAGACAAAGAAATCGCTGCAGAGGAAGAATCTGCAATAGCTGATCCAGAAGCTGAAAAACTTTCCTCTAAACtcaacaagaaaatgaagaaaaacgaGGTATTATTCAAATATAGAGCCTCAAAATCAACCATATCTGACCTGTAAAATCCTACCAACTCCTCTGTTTCTGGTTTCTTTCAAGGTGAATCTTGAAGCCTACGAGATTGGTGAGCGAGATTTCTTGATTCGGGTTGGGCAGGAGCATAAACGAGGTGGATTTAAGAGGTTGATAGAAGCTGTAGACTCATGTGGACTTGAGATCATCAACGTCAACTTCACCAAACATGATCTCACAGCCATGACAGTTCTCAATGTCAAGGTAATAACTTGTTCACATATCCCATTGAATCTACACTTCAATCACAGATTCTTAAAATCTgataaaagtttgaatttttttaggcGAACAAAGACGGAATTGCATCTGGAGATCTGAGAGATTCGCTgctcaagatgatgatgaatcagaCAATCGATATGAAAACATAGTACATAACCCCAAAAAAGATAggtcaaatattttgtttgcttcAGCCACAAGTTACTACTGAGATTTTGATTCTCACAAGCTTTTTGGTGACAAATTTACATtttgaaactatatatgttCTTCTGGGTACTGGTTTCGAGTTCGTtaagatattttctttaaaaattccTAAAGGGTCCCAAAGaacccagaaaacaaaaaaacacaacaacttCCGTAAATGATCGGTTTCAGCGGTTCCGGTGAGTTGTGTTGAAGGCTCGGCTCTCAGATTCATGGCTAGTCGTGTAGTCTTGGCTTGGGTAGTAGCCAGAGTTAGTATTACCGAGATCCGAGGAATCCTCAGAGGCTCGTCTGAAAATTCGAATCTCATTACTGTATTGACCCGAGTTGTAGACCGTACTTTGACCGACTTTAACTCCGTTTGTCAGATCCGACAAGTCTTCTCGCGTGTCCAGAGCTCTTACCACCTGCGAAAAAGGGGACACTCTGAGTCGTTCAGagggttttgtttctctctatgAAGCTGTGTTTATTACGGTAGAGACGTAGAGTCAAGTATTTCTATTTCTGACCTGAACCATACGAGGTCGTTTTAGAGCTGAATGCCTAACGCAAGACGCTGCCGTTTCGATCATTCTATAGACTTCACCTTCAATGTAATGCATCTCCAGCCGTGGATCCACTACTTCGCTGATGTCACCTTTTTCAATGGCCTCGATTAATCGTGGACGTGCCtgccaaaacacaaaaattattgtatttcatTTTGTAACGTAACTTGATATATCTacaaaggaaattaaaaaactaaaataccCATTCAACGAGACTCTCTTCACCCAAAGGTTGAGATGTATCAACAGGTTTGCGACCGGTTATGAGTTCGAGCAGCACAACTCCAAATGAAAACACGTCTGATCGATCAGTTAGTTTTCCACTTGAAGCATATTCTGGAGCTAAATACCTGTATGTATTCATATGTAATAAACATGATGATCATCCTAACATTATGATAACAATTTTTGGAATCGGTTTAAAAGAGAATAGTGAAACACTGTATAACATTTATCATATTTGGAAAAAATGATGTCATCCAAATGTTTTAGTGATATtcaccatttttaaaaataaaaacgaacgTTGTGAAATCACGTACTATAATTTTagaagatatgtatatatttgcaCCAATAGGGAAATGAGGATCAAAAGCTCATATGTAAGGGAAAGTATTGGAATTGATTATTCGGTTTAGTAAATAGATTGGTTAGCTTAGTTGGTTAACTCAGATTAGATATTTTTATCTGTATATAACAACTCACATGTACAGTCCTTTGAGGCATTNACAACTTCCGTAAATGATCGGTTTCAGCGGTTCCGGTGAGTTGTGTTGAAGGCTCGGCTCTCAGATTCATGGCTAGTCGTGTAGTCTTGGCTTGGGTAGTAGCCAGAGTTAGTATTACCGAGATCCGAGGAATCCTCAGAGGCTCGTCTGAAAATTCGAATCTCATTACTGTATTGACCCGAGTTGTAGACCGTACTTTGACCGACTTTAACTCCGTTTGTCAGATCCGACAAGTCTTCTCGCGTGTCCAGAGCTCTTACCACCTGCGAAAAAGGGGACACTCTGAGTCGTTCAGagggttttgtttctctctatgAAGCTGTGTTTATTACGGTAGAGACGTAGAGTCAAGTATTTCTATTTCTGACCTGAACCATACGAGGTCGTTTTAGAGCTGAATGCCTAACGCAAGACGCTGCCGTTTCGATCATTCTATAGACTTCACCTTCAATGTAATGCATCTCCAGCCGTGGATCCACTACTTCGCTGATGTCACCTTTTTCAATGGCCTCGATTAATCGTGGACGTGCCtgccaaaacacaaaaattattgtatttcatTTTGTAACGTAACTTGATATATCTacaaaggaaattaaaaaactaaaataccCATTCAACGAGACTCTCTTCACCCAAAGGTTGAGATGTATCAACAGGTTTGCGACCGGTTATGAGTTCGAGCAGCACAACTCCAAATGAAAACACGTCTGATCGATCAGTTAGTTTTCCACTTGAAGCATATTCTGGAGCTAAATACCTGTATGTATTCATATGTAATAAACATGATGATCATCCTAACATTATGATAACAATTTTTGGAATCGGTTTAAAAGAGAATAGTGAAACACTGTATAACATTTATCATATTTGGAAAAAATGATGTCATCCAAATGTTTTAGTGATATtcaccatttttaaaaataaaaacgaacgTTGTGAAATCACGTACTATAATTTTagaagatatgtatatatttgcaCCAATAGGGAAATGAGGATCAAAAGCTCATATGTAAGGGAAAGTATTGGAATTGATTATTCGGTTTAGTAAATAGATTGGTTAGCTTAGTTGGTTAACTCAGATTAGATATTTTTATCTGTATATAACAACTCACATGTACAGTCCTTTGAGGCattgaataaaagaagaaaagttttTGGAACTTTCTGTAACAAACttttctcatctcttcttctatctttgatcgtaatatggtatcagagctatcaAGCTCAGATCTACTCTGATTTCGATCTCTTTTCTTCGTTTTCGAGCTCGATTCTTCATCCCATTTGTTCGTTACAAGCATCGATGGTGACTGTTGCTCGAGCCTCTCAGAAACCAGCTCGTTTGAAGACTTCGACGAGCTCAGCTACACGGAAGTCGTCGCGATCTACTGGCGTTGTTGTTTCTCCTCTGATCTCTCCTTCAGCAGCTGGATCTCAAGCTATTGAAGCTTCGCGAGCTGAACCAACACCAAATTTCATGGATCCGACTCATTCTCCGTTTTTTATGCATAGTGCTGATCATCTaggttttaatattatttctattCAACTTGATGGAACAAATTATGATGACTGGAGTGAAGCTGTGCTGATAGCTTTAGATGCAAAGAACAAGATAGGTTTTATTGATGGAACCTTATCTAGACCACTTGAATCAGATAGCAATTTTCGTCTATGGTCTAGATGTAATAGCATGGTCAAAGCTTGGTTGTTGAACTGTGTGTCTCCTCAGATTTATCGCAGTATCCTTCGTATCCGTGATGCTAGCTCTGTATGGCGTGACATTTATGGTCGTTTTCACATGACCAACTTGCCACGCACATACAATCTGACTCAGCAGATTCAAGACTTACGCCAAGGTACCATGTCTCTCTTTGAATACTTTACTCAGTTGAAAATACTGTGGGATCAGCTAGATAATACAGAGGAGTTGGATGAGCCTTGTATTTGTGGTAAGGCAGCTAGATGGCAGAAAAAGGTAGAGAGATCAAAGACAGTTAAATTCTTGGCAGGTTTGAATGAATCTTATGCAATTGTGAGAAGACATATCATTGCTAAGAAAGTGCTTCCTTCACTTGTGGAAGTTTACAACATTCTTGACCAAGATGATAGTCAAAAGAATTTCTCTCCCACCATTGCTCAGCCAGCTGCGTTTCAGGTTTCAGAAATGACTTCGATGGTTAATGATACTTCTGCAGAACCACAAATGATTTGCTATGTGCAGAATGGACCTAATAAAGGATGTCCTATCTGCTCATTTTGCAACAAAGTTGGTCACATTGCAGAGAGGTGCTACAAGAAACATGGCTTCCCACCTGGATACAAAGGCAAGATTTCTGATAAGTCACAGAAGCCGCATATTGTTGCTGCTCCGGTTGCCATGATATCAACACATGTTTCTTCAAATGACAAAGTAAAAAGTTTGATTGGCAATCTTACTAAGGATCAGATTCAACACTTTGTGGCTCTCTTCAGTGCAAAGTTGCAGACACCTTCTACCTCTACTAACACTGATGCAGGACCATCCCATTCTGCGGTTGATCACACTGGTATCTCTTTCTCAccttctaccctttactttgtTGGCATCCTGGCAGTTTCTCAACATATTCTTTCAAGTGGAACATGGGTGATTGACTCTGGTGCAACTCACCATGTTTCATATGATCGAAACAGTTTTATCTCACTGGATACTACTATTGAAAGCTATGTCAATCTGCCAACAGGATCAACGGTTAAAATCAGTGGTATAGGGAAAATAAGACTTAACAGTGACATGATTCTCTGCAATGTTCTGTTTATCCCTGAATTTCGCTTGAATCTGATCAGCATCAGCTCTTTGACATCCAGTTTAGGTTCCAGGGTGATTTTTGATCCTTCTTGCTGTGAAATACAGGATCTTACCAGGGGGTCGACCATTGGACAAGGTAGAAGGATTGGAAACCTCTATGTGCTAGACACAACCCCTCCACCTCCATCAGTCTCAGTGAATGCAGTGGTGGACATTAACATGTGGCACAAGAGGCTTGGACACCCTTCTTATTCACGACTGGATGCTATATCAGAAGTTTTGGGAACATCAAGGCACAAGAATAAAGGCTCAGCTTACTATCATATTTGTCATTTGACTAAGCAAAAGAAGTTGTCTTTCTCCTCATCAAACAATCTATGTAATTCGACCTTTGAGTTGTTACATATTGACTTATGGAGACCTTTTTCAGTGGAAACTGTTGATGGATATAAGCATTTTTTGACAATAGTGGATGATCATTCACGTGCTACATGGGTTTatcttctcaaaactaaatcaGAAGTATTGAAAGTGTTTCCAGCATACATTAAACAAGTAGAGAATCAGTATAACGTGAAAGTAAAGGCAGTAAGATCAGATAACGCTCCAGAATTGCGGTTTACTGAGTTTTATAGAGAACATGGGATCACCTCTTACCATTCATGCCCAGAAACACCAGAGCAAAACTCTGTTGTGGAACGCAAGCACCAACATATACTAAATGTAGCAAGGGCTCTCATGTTTCAGTCTCAAGTCCCTTTAGCCTACTGGGGAGATTGCATTCTAACTGCAGTGTTTCTTATTAACAGAACACCCTCTGCTCTGCTCTCAAATAGGACTCCTTTTGAAATCCTCACTGGTAAGAAGCCTGTTTATGATCAGATTAAGACTTTCGGTTGTCTTTGTTATGGATCTACTTCTCCAAATCAGAGACATAAGTTTCAACCTCGATCAAAGGCTTGCGTCTTCCTTGGTTACCCTGCTGGTTATAAGGGTTACAAGATAATGGATTTGGAGACTAACAGAGTTTTTATATCTAGAAATGTTGAGTTTTGTGAAGAGGTGTTTCCCTTGGCAAAAGAGAGCCAATCTGACTTGTCTGCTGAAATGATCACATCGATGGATTCTTTGTCTCCAGGTAATAATTTTTCAATTCCTTCTTCACAACCCTCTCCACCAACACAAATTTCTTTATCTCATCGAGCTAAGAAACCTCCTGCTCACTTAAAAGACTATCACTGTTATTCCCTTGATAGTGATGTCGCTTTTCCCATTTCATCTTATCTTTCCTATTCCAAACTTTCTCCCTCACATTTGTCTTACATTAATCATATCACTCAAATTCCAATCCCTCAATCATATTCTGAGGCAAAGAATTCCAAAGAATGGTGTGATGTTGTAGATTCGGAGATTGGAGCTATGGAAAGAACAAACACTTGGGATGTTACAAGTTTACCTAAAGGGAAGAAAGCAGTGGATTGTAAGTGGGTTTTCACGTTGAAGTTTCATGCTGATGGGAGTCTAGAGAGATACAAAGCTTGCTTGGTAGCTAAGGGTTACACACAGAAGGAAGGGTTAGACTATAATGAAACTTTCTCTCCTGTGGCTAAAATGGCTACTGCGAAGTTGCTTTTGAAGATCTCTGCatcaaagaaatggtttcttAATCAGTTAGATATTTCCAATGCCTTTTTGAATGGTGATTTGGAGGAGGAAATATATATGAAGTTGCCGGAGGGATATGCTGACATTAAGGGGGACCAATTGCCTAAAAACGCTGTTTGTCGCCTCAAGAAATCGATTTATGGTCTAAAACAGGCATCTCGGCAATGGTTTTTGAAGTTCTCTACTTGTCTCCTACAGCTTGGTTTCATTAAAGCTCATGGTGATCACACTTTATTTGTCAAACATGGAGAGAGTGAGTTTTTGGCAGTTcttgtctatgttgatgacattgTGATCGCGAGTACAATAGAAACATCAGCTGCTCAGTTGACAAATGTTCTCAAACTCTGTTTCAAACTGCGAGAACTTGGTCCTTTGAAGTATTTCTTAGGCTTGGAAATTTCCAGGAATATTGAGGGGATTTCTATATGTCAACGCAAATATGCATTGGAGTTACTCTCTTCTACTGGTATGTTGGCCTGTAAACCAGCTCCTACTCCAATGATTCCCAACTTAAAGCTTTCCAAAACATCAGGAGAGTTACTCGAAGATAAAGCAATGTACAGAAGTCTTGTTGGGCGTTTGATGTATATAACCATAACTCGGCCAGATATCACATTTGCTGTGAACAAGTTATGTCAGTTTTCATCAGCTCCACGTTCTGCTCATCTCATTGCGGTTTATCAGGTTCTTCAATATATAAAAGGCACTATTGGTCAAGGTCTCTTCTACTCTGCAGATTCTGATCTCACCCTAAAAGGATTTGCAGATGCTTCTTATGGCTCTTGTCCAGACAGTAGAAGATCCACAACCGGTTTTTCCATGTTTTTGGGCTCTTCACTCATTTCATGGTGTTCGAAGAAACAGCCTACTATTTCAAGATCTTCTGCAGAAGCGGAATATAGAGCTTTAGCTTTGGCTTCATGTGAAATGGCTTGGCTTGCTATTTTGCTCTCTGATTTGAAGATTGATACAGGGTCAATCCCGATTCTCTTCTCCGATAGTACCGCTGCTATATACATTGCTACCAATCCTGTTTTTCACGAACGGACTAAACATATTGAGATTGACTGTCACACCGCCCGTGAGAAGCTAGATAAGGGCCTCTTGAAGATGCTTCATGTTAATACAGAGGATCAAGTGGCTGATATTCTTACCAAACCTCTATTCCCCGATCAGTTTCATCATTTACTATCCAAGATGAGTGttcataacatatatatctcATCTTGAGGGGGACTATTGGAATTGATTATTCGGTTTAGTAAATAGATTGGTTAGCTTAGTTGGTTAACTTAGTTGGTTAACTCAGATTAGATATTTTTATCTGTATATAACAACTCACATGTACAGTCCTTTGAGGCattgaataaaagaagaaaagttttTGGAACTTTCCGTAACAAACTtttctcatctcttcttttatcTAAACGAAAGCGACTAAACTACAAAGTTTTCagtataaaattgttttttttttaagttggttatattttaaaaaggagAAATGACAGTACCCAAATGTGCCCATGACACGCGTTGATATGTGGGACTGTGCAGTATCGTTCAGTCTGGCAAGTCCGAAGTCTGCGACCTGTTACGTATGGAGCAAATCAAAATCCTCTCGGTGAAGAACATCACAATCAGAATACAGAAAAtcatactaatttttttttttttttttaagacagtaaaatagaagaaaaataaataactaaaatattgacTTTGCCTGAGCTTCGAATTCATCATCCAACAGAATGTTTGACGATTTGATGTCCCTATGGATAATCTTCGGGTGACCTATTATGCAATTCATAAAAGAAAGTTCAGCTTGTAacatttgttttcctttaaCTATATATAGCTTTTATACCTAGGAAGCTAGGAAATATATTCATATTCCATTAGGaagataattattaaaaaaaaaatgtaaagggTATACTCACAATCTTCATGTAGATAAGCAAGACCTTTGGCTGCGCCTATTGCAATCCTGACTCTTCTACTCCATTCCAGAACTGGCAAGTCTTTGCCTGACAATAACAACATAAGACAATATTAGTAACAAAATAACTCCCCCGACCGGTTTAACTATAGTAGATTAGTCTCTATTTCCGCTCAAGAGTGTCCTATCAATAATTATGAAGATGTACCTAGGAAGACAAATTTAAAATGTCTAACACAAGTCTAAATCCAAAATGcaattctcatatatataatcaacggttttgaagaaattaagaaaaatatatagttttatgaaacACAAATAGAGATTGTATTGTAAGAGAAAGAACGTACCATGTAAATGGTAATCCAAAGTATTGTTGGGGACAAACTCATAGATGAGGAATCTATGTTGTTCAGAGATGCAATAACCAACAAGAGACACCAAGTGCCTATGATGCACCCTGCTAATGATCTCTACTTCAGCTTTGAACTCTCTATATCCTTCTGCGCTGACCGACTTTAGCTGTTTGATCGCCACTGTCTTTCCCTCATAAAGGATGCCCTTGTAGACACACCCGAACCCACCTTCTCCTACCACAAATCTCTTGGAAAATCCTTCCGTTATTTGGCTTAGCTCTTCAAAGGTGAAAATGATCTTTGAAGTCCCTAATACTGCGGAGTCAGGTGTTGTTCTACCAGGTTTTGGGTTCCCGAGACTGTTAGTATCTGGTGATGAGTTTTGCGCTGAGTTGTTCCCATGTCCAGGTTTATGCCTATACTGAATGAATTCCTCTGCGACAAGAACAAGGGTCAGGAGAACAAAACTAGAACGAAAAAATCAATAACAAGAGCATGcaagaaacaagaatcaaacaaggtTAAGACAAGAATCATAACAACAtgtcaagaaacaacaacaaagaatcaaagaatcaagaatcaagaatcaagaatcaagaatcaagaatcaagagcTAGACCGAGGCAAAGAACGAAAAGTAAAAATTTTCTTACCTGTATTTACAGAGACATTAGCAGGTGGCAAATACTGGTTAGAGCGGGGAGAAGAAGaacctttcttttgtttcctcctAACAAAGAAAACGGCAGCAACGAATAAAATGACTAACACACCTGCGATCCCAATACCGATCATTGTCTTCTCGGTGTAATTATGTTGTTGTCCATTTCCGTTACTATTCGCATTATTGCTATTAGAGCCTTCAGAATTGTTATTGGAGCCGGAGAGGGAAGGAGGGGACGAGGGTACACGATTTAATCCTCCTGCCAAAAGTGAATCCAACGGCTGTGGaatattagggtttaggggAATCACCGGAGGCAATAAAGATGTAAATGGAGGAGACCCTTGGCTACCGGAAACTTCCCCAACAGGCGGCGAAAAGGGAGTAAAAGGGAGAGACGGAGGAGAAATAGGGTTGTTAATGGGGTTTTGTGGTTCACCATTGTTAGGTCTTGTCTCCGGTTGCTGAGTAACTACGgtaggaggaggaagaaaagaaatagGAGGAGACTGAGGCCTTGGCAAAGGAACTACCACTGGAGAATCTCCGCTTGGGGTTGATTGAGGCGGGGGTTGAGGCTGAGCAGGTGAAGGAGGTGGAGTTATAGAAGGTGGAGGGGAATTAGAAGGAGGCGTTGGAGGTGGAGTTGTATTAGGAGGTTGATTCGGTGGTGGGGGAGCAGCCGTTACGGGCGGGGGAGATGATTGTGAGCCGCCACCGCCACCCTCTGGGGGTGGAGGAGCAGGAGGTGACGTAGCTGGAGGCTGTGTCGTCTGGGAATCGGCAGTGGTTTTCTGATCAGTGAATCCTCCGACATTTGTCGGCTGTGCTACAAACGGGGAAATCTTCTTTCCGATCAAATCTGCTTGTTGCTGGACTCTGTCCATTTCTATTCACCCTTTTTGTCTTTATCTTTCTCTCCTTTACATGTTTGAATTTGCTCTTAAAGAGGCTCCTTGTGGAACAAGAAAGGGACTATTTATTTTGGGATCCAACCAAGACGGATTTAAATTCCTCAGAGATCCAcgattctaaattttaaaaacaatgtatCGGTTTCTCAAGATTATGTGTTTATGNNNNNNNNNNNNNNNNNNNNNNNNNNNNNNNNNNNNNNNNNNNNNNNNNNNNNNNNNNNNNNNNNNNNNNNNNNNNNNNNNNNNNNNNNNNNNNNNNNNNNNNNNNNNNNNNNNNNNNNNNNNNNNNNNNNNNNNNNNNNNNNNNNNNNNNNNNNNNNNNNNNNNNNNNNNNNNNNNNNNNNNNNNNNNNNNNNNNNNNNNNNNNNNNNNNNNNNNNNNNNNNNNNNNNNNNNNNNNNNNNNNNNNNNNNNNNNNNNNNNNNNNNNNNNNNNNNNNNNNNNNNNNNNNNNNNNNNNNNNNNNNNNNNNNNNNNNNNNNNNNNNNNNNNNNNNNNNNNNNNNNNNNNNNNNNNNNNNNNNNNNNNNNNNNNNNNNNNNNNNNNNNNNNNNNNNNNNNNNNNNNNNNNNNNNNNNNNNNNNNNNNNNNNNNNNNNNNNNNNNNNNNNNNNNNNNNNNNNNNNNNNNNNNNNNNNNNNNNNNNNNNNNNNNNNNNNNNNNNNNNNNNNNNNNNNNNNNNNNNNNNNNNNNNNNNNNNNNNNNNNNNNNNNNNNNNNNNNNNNNNNNNNNNNNNNNNNNNNNNNNNNNNNNNNNNNNNNNNNNNNNNNNNNNNNNNNNNNNNNNNNNNNNNNNNNNNNNNNNNNNNNNNNNNNNNNNNNNNNNNNNNNNNNNNNNNNNNNNNNNNNNNNNNNNNNNNNNNNNNNNNNNNNNNNNNNNNNNNNNNNNNNNNNNNNNNNNNNNNNNNNNNNNNNNNNNNNNNNNNNNNNNNNNNNNNNNNNNNNNNNNNNNNNNNNNNNNNNNNNNNNNNNNNNNNNNNNNNNNNNNNNNNNNNNNNNNNNNNNNNNNNNNNNNNNNNNNNNNNNNNNNNNNNNNNNNNNNNNNNNNNNNNNNNNNNNNNNNNNNNNNNNNNNNNNNNNNNNNNNNNNNNNNNNNNNNNNNNNNNNNNNNNNNNNNNNNNNNNNNNNNNNNNNNNNNNNNNNNNNNNNNNNNNNNNNNNNNNNNNNNNN
Coding sequences within:
- the LOC104739680 gene encoding transcription factor bHLH90-like produces the protein MMMRGGERVKEFLRPFVDSKTWDFCVIWKLGDDPSRFIEWVGCCCSGGYVDKNIKLETAEGTERKQKAFFCRDEHNKHRIRTLACEALSHFPLFMPLYPGIHGEVVMSKSPKWLVNSGPGSEKDIFNTRVLVPVSDGLVELFSFKMKPFDETIVDMIVSRCNAVSEPFPEQRLQFRITPGAEESMSSGVNLSFEGGGSSSVSNHSSETQNRFGNHPNAHCGELHKEEQAPCLVMNKEDPVVQNAMDCQANKRLPKEHFKSKNLLSERKRRDKINQAMYALRAVVPKITKMNKIGIFTDAVDYINELLLEKKKLEDELKGINEKEDKEIAAEEESAIADPEAEKLSSKLNKKMKKNEVNLEAYEIGERDFLIRVGQEHKRGGFKRLIEAVDSCGLEIINVNFTKHDLTAMTVLNVKANKDGIASGDLRDSLLKMMMNQTIDMKT
- the LOC104739679 gene encoding putative proline-rich receptor-like protein kinase PERK11, encoding MNTYRYLAPEYASSGKLTDRSDVFSFGVVLLELITGRKPVDTSQPLGEESLVEWARPRLIEAIEKGDISEVVDPRLEMHYIEGEVYRMIETAASCVRHSALKRPRMVQVVRALDTREDLSDLTNGVKVGQSTVYNSGQYSNEIRIFRRASEDSSDLGNTNSGYYPSQDYTTSHESESRAFNTTHRNR
- the LOC109128638 gene encoding putative proline-rich receptor-like protein kinase PERK11 — encoded protein: MDRVQQQADLIGKKISPFVAQPTNVGGFTDQKTTADSQTTQPPATSPPAPPPPEGGGGGSQSSPPPVTAAPPPPNQPPNTTPPPTPPSNSPPPSITPPPSPAQPQPPPQSTPSGDSPVVVPLPRPQSPPISFLPPPTVVTQQPETRPNNGEPQNPINNPISPPSLPFTPFSPPVGEVSGSQGSPPFTSLLPPVIPLNPNIPQPLDSLLAGGLNRVPSSPPSLSGSNNNSEGSNSNNANSNGNGQQHNYTEKTMIGIGIAGVLVILFVAAVFFVRRKQKKGSSSPRSNQYLPPANVSVNTGKKIFTFRSLPRSSS